One Gadus morhua chromosome 1, gadMor3.0, whole genome shotgun sequence DNA segment encodes these proteins:
- the si:dkey-32e6.6 gene encoding extracellular matrix protein 2, whose protein sequence is MTLAGFNSSLPEACQPTNGIISCRGMGLAYLPNISDLEVTQLDLSENNISHVAPAALSGLPRLETLDLGSNTLGDESLGPDALTNLTSLRRLILDGNQITRVPAVLPPSLVELKMNRNALNALDPHSFTGLGNLVSLELRDNSLDDSTVSPSAFEALESVQELYLDGNRLHSIPRGMPNTVQVLGLSNNLLEGVSTEALSGCIHLKKLDLSRNQLRDEAIASKAWIKLTALESLDLSFNHLGSIPENLPRSLLHLTIQHNTLRHIPGFSFRHLRPGLRTLRLSHNALGDKGVAHVSFVGAYRSLTELHLDDNGLTVVPLSIRQFKNLQALRLDGNHIRTVKRWALCPPRNAGSSLTSLHLENNLLREDRLPPRAFSCLPDPQGLVLQPQRAPTPDLL, encoded by the exons ATGACTCTGGCAGGCTTCAATAGCTCTCTCCCTGAAGCGTGTCAGCCAACCAATGGAATCATCAGCTGCAGGGGGATGGGCCTGGCGTACCTGCCAAACATCTCTGACCTGGAGGTCACACAGCTAGAcctgtcag AGAACAACATCAGCCACGTGGCTCCAGCAGCCCTCTCCGGTCTCCCAAGGCTGGAGACGTTGGACCTGGGCAGCAACACACTTGGGGATGAGTCACTCGGCCCGGATGCTCTGACC AACCTGACCTCTCTGAGGAGGCTGATCCTGGACGGGAACCAGATCACCAGGGTACCGGCCGTCCTGCCGCCCTCACTGGTGGAGCTGAAGATGAACCGCAACGCGCTGAACGCTCTCGACCCTCACTCCTTTACTG GTTTGGGAAATCTAGTTTCTCTTGAGTTGCGGGACAATTCCCTGGACGACAGTACTGTGTCTCCCTCAGCTTTCGAAGCGCTAGAGAGCGTTCAGGAGTTGTATCTGGACGGAAACCGTCTGCACTCCATTCCCCGGGGCATGCCCAACACAGTACAG gTTCTGGGCCTCAGCAACAATCTCCTTGAGGGAGTATCAACGGAGGCCCTGAGTGGgtgtatacatttaaaaaagCTGGATCTGAGTCGTAACCAGCTGCGCGATGAAGCTATCGCTAGCAAAGCCTGGATCAAACTCAC TGCCCTGGAATCATTGGATTTGTCCTTTAACCACCTGGGTTCGATACCCGAGAACCTGCCCCGCTCCCTTCTGCATCTAACCATCCAGCACAACACCCTACGCCACATCCCTGGCTTCTCGTTCCGCCACCTACGACCGGGTCTCCGCACACTGCGTCTGTCCCACAACGCGCTGGGCGATAAGGGCGTCGCACACGTCTCTTTTGTGGGAGCGTACCGCTCGCTGACTGAGCTCCACCTAGACGACAACGGGCTCACGGTGGTGCCGCTCAGCATTCGGCAGTTTAAAAACCTCCAGGCCCTGCGGCTGGATGGCAACCACATCAG GACGGTGAAGCGGTGGGCTCTGTGTCCTCCACGTAACGCGGGCTCCAGCCTGACCTCGCTCCACCTGGAGAACAACCTGCTGAGGGAGGACCGCCTCCCCCCCAGGGCCTTCTCCTGCCTCCCGGACCCCCAGGGGCTGGTCCTGCAGCCACAGAGGGCCCCCACGCCGGACCTATTATAG
- the LOC115540191 gene encoding mitotic apparatus protein p62-like: MLVPGCKTWICCLTLAVLVVSVRHTDGSAGPSGPNVLEIEMAPLPLVMPGVWDGQQSTIPPSNAVNVEKSGHDHTQTGAEEKEEGAPLGMDLQKLEERRKKRGAWGMRRHAATVEATAYRLAGLGRPLAGWKKHNSKNQLTGALMSVLKELHTEKNRLLDAEQNTKGKNEEEEEEDDDDDEDDDDEEEEEEEEEEEEEEEEEEEVWVLAMILKTKGTAAYS, from the exons ATGTTGGTGCCAGGGTGTAAGACATGGATCTGCTGCCTTACTCTCGCTGTTCTGGTAGTGTCTGTACGTCATACGGATGGATCGGCCGGCCCATCCGGGCCGAACGTGTTAGAAATTGAAATGGCCCCCCTACCTCTAGTAATGCCTGGAGTATGGGACGGTCAGCAGTCAACCATTCCGCCTTCTAACG CTGTGAATGTAGAAAAAAGTGGACATGACCATACCCAAACTGgggcagaggagaaggaggaaggagcaCCACTCGGGATGGACCTCCAAAAGCTGGAGGAGcgcaggaagaagagaggagccTGGGGCATGAGGAGACACGCTGCTACTGTTGAGGCCACTGCATACAGACTG GCGGGCTTGGGGCGACCCCTAGCGGGCTGGAAGAAGCACAACAGTAAGAATCAGCTAACTGGGGCCCTGATGTCTGTACTAAAAGAGCTTCATACAGAAAAAAACCGGCTGCTGGACGcagaacaaaacacaaagggcaagaatgaggaggaagaggaagaggatgatgatgacgatgaggatgatgacgacgaggaggaggaggaggaggaggaggaggaggaggaggaggaggaggaggaagaagaggtttGGGTTCTTGCAATGATCTTAAAAACAAAGGGCACTGCGGCATATTCATGA